The following DNA comes from Methanomassiliicoccales archaeon.
AGAACCAAATGGTTGGCCAGCAGTATGTCCTCCGGCATTCCGGTGTCCTTCCACCAACCGCGCACCACCCGGGCGCTGACCTTGTTGGTCTCCTTGCGCAGCTCATCTATGGCGTCGGTGATCTCCAGCTCGTTCCTCCAGGAAGGTTTTAGCTTCTTGATGATGGGAAATATGCTCGGCTTGAGCAGATAGATGCCGATCAGCGCCAGATTGCTCCTGGGCTCCTTGGGCTTCTCCACCAGAGATACGATCTCCCCTTTCTCGTCAAGCTCGGCGATCCCGAACTTTTGCGGTGTGTCCACGGGACACAAGGCCACCATACCTTCCCAATCACCTTTCTTGAAATCATCCACCATGTAATTTATGCCACCCTTGAGGATGTTGTCTCCCAGATAGACCACGAACGGTTCTCCGTTCATGAACTCCTCGGCGCAGCCTACCGCGTGGGCGATGCCTCGCGGTTCACCTTGGACTATGTAGGTGATCTTGACACCGAAGGACGAACCGTCCCCCAACATCTCCCTCACCTTCTCAGGCATATTATTGCCTAGGATGATGCCTATATCGATGACCCCGGAGTCCCGCAGGTCCTCCAGGCAGTAGAGTATGTTCGGTTTGTTGGCAATGGGGATCAATTGCTTGGGGCCGGTATGGGTCAACGGTCTCAACCTTGTTCCGCTGCCCCCGGCCAGTATCAGTCCTTTCATGGTCTATCGCTCCTCATCATCGTCAATCCCTGGGACATGTTGACCATGGACCGGTCCAGCTCGGCCTCGGCCTGGTCTACGGAAAGACAGGACCGAGGCGGTCTAGCGGCCATCAATGGCATCTCCTCAGTGAGGACCGGAGATATCAATCCCTGGTCCAGAGAAAAGGTCTCCGCCACCTTTACACCTATCTCATACCGGCTCAGGCAATCCGGGCCGCTGGTGTGGTACGTTCCATGGGCGCCTTTGACCGCCAGCTCCAGGATGACCTTCGCCGCATCGGGAGCGTATGTGGGGGAGACATACTGGTCGCTGTATAGCCGTACCCCTTGTCCCTTCTGGAGCGAGTCGATCACCCAGGTGACGAAGTTTTGCTTGCCCCCTTCACGGTTCCAGCCGTAGACCACGGAAACCCGGCATACGAGATTGGACCTCGAAGCGTCCAGTGTCACCCTCTCGCCCTCCAACTTGCTCTGGGCGTAGATGCCCAGGGGATCGGGATTTTCGAACTCGTAATAGTGACTTCCTTTCAAACCGTTAAAGACGTAATCGGTGGATATGTAGACCAGTTTGACGCCCGCCTTCTTGCACTCGGCGGCCACGTTGAACGCCCCTTCCATGTTGACCGCGTACGCCTTGGCCGGCTCTCTCTCGCACTGGTCAACGTTGGTCATTGCTGCGGACAGCACCAGCAGTTCCGGTCGAGAACCTTCGATGACCTCAGCGACCCGACCCCGGTCGGTGATATCCATATGCAGCATTTCATTGGTGTCCGTCGGGACGACGCTGTTGTACGTACCGGACATTTTAAGGCCCATCTCCTTCCCGGCCTTCATGAGGTACTGACCCAGCAATCCGGCTGCGCCAACGACCAACACCCTATTCATGATACCCATATCCCGATGGGTTAAATAAGATTTTACGATATTTTTTCGGGGATTCATTTAATAAGCTGGAGTAAAAATATACCTTGGATAATGATGAAAGGTTTGATAGAAGGGGTCAAGGTGCGCAAGCTGAACCCCGTCCCAGACGAACGGGGATGGCTCATGGAGATGTTCCGCAGCGACTGGGAAGAGTATGAATCGTTCGGACAGCTTTACGTCACAGCCTGCTATCCGGACGTGGTCAAAGGATGGCATTACCATAAACTGCAAGATGACCACTTCATTTGCCTGAAGGGCATGGCCAAGGTCGTTCTGTACGATCCCCGGGATGATTCCTCCACCAAAGGGAAGATCAACGAGTTCTTCATGGGAGAGCGCAATTTCATGCTGCTTAAGATACCCAAGCTGGTCTACCACGGCTTCAAGGGCATCGGCGGCACCGAGGCGCTCATAGTCAACATGCCTACGAAGCTGTACGATTACAAAGATCCGGACGAGTACCGTTTGCCGTACGACACCCCGGAGATACCTTATGATTGGGATGTGAAGATGGGGTGAATCCCCGTTCTCATCGTTCCCGTGGAGATGACCGTCGAGCAAGTCTATGTAAATGGCGGGTCGTTCGCCCCGATCGGTTCGAGCGGCGATATTGGTCCCTCGTCCCGTCATGGGGTTCGGCCGCAACGATCGAAGGAAAGATTATGACCATCATAGGCCATCAACCCCGGAGGGTAGAATGAAGATCGTATTCGTTAACGGCAGTCCCCGTTCCATGGGGAATACTGGCACAATGCTGAAGGCATTAGCGCAAAAAGCCAAGGCTAGAGGGGCCGATGTCACCTACTTCGAGATCGTGGATAAGAACGTCCAGGACTGTGATGGTTGTTATCTCTGCGATAGTGAGGACAAATGCAGCAAGGACGATGACATGAACGAGGCCTATACCCTATTACAGGAGGCGGACGTGTTCATCATCGGTTCACCCATCTATATGGGCGTGGAGACCGGCCTGACCAAATGCTTCGTCGACCGTCTCTATTACCTGATGGCGAAGAAGCGCATTCGACCTGGAAAAAGGGCCGTGGCGCTCTTCACCTGCGGTCTGATGGACGGACACATGATCTATGGCTATATGCACGGGAGGTTCAGCAAGCTCCTGAAGCAGGACCTGGGGTTCGATGAGGTCAAGACCGTCATCGTCCCGGGAATGAAGAACAGCGTGAACGTGGAGGACAGCTTCTACGCCCAGGAATCGCTCGTAGAACTGGAAGAGTTCATATTCCCCGCGGATTGAGATGACGGAAAGAGTGGTGGCATGTCAGTACTGCGGCTCACGCCGCGTCGTTCCAGAAGTGATCGTCGGCGGGCCCATGGCCGGCGTGGACAATAATAGCGGCCGCTCCATCTGCCTGGACTGCGGACGTTCCCTGGTCCCCTTGGACTTCAGTGGTGAGGAGGAGCGACAGGACTTCGTCGCCAAGACCGAGACGGAAGTGAGGGACTTTCTGCATATCCCCATCGTTCCAGTGGACACGTGGAGCCTTTTCAGCCTGCCCATCATAGACGTTCCACTGGTACAGGTGGCCAAGGTGGTGGAGCTTGAATGGCAGAACGGATGGAACATCCTTCCTGGAGGAGTTCCCTTCGAAGCCTACTGGAAGGCGGTCGGGTCTAAGCGCTACGGTGCAAAGGACGTTTTGATAATGGACCTGGCTGGGATGCAGCATTCCCGTCCTAACTTCGATGCTCTTAAAACTCTGATGAAAAGAAAGTACTCCATCTGGTTGGAGATGGGAGTGAGGGAGGTGCATGACATCTTCGATGCCTTCACCCTCGGATCGCAGAACGTTCTGATCGGCAGCATGACCTGCCGATCCCTGGGCCTATTGGAGGAGATCATCGAACTGTCGGATCAGAGCATTCCCCTCCTCTACTATGACGGTGAGGTGCGCTGGGGCTCTAAGCATTTCGGCCCAGCTTCACTGACTGAATCGCTGGATCTGCTATTTGACCTGGGCTTTGACCGATCGGCGGTGCTGGACCTCCGACAGCTGGGTTCTAAGAAAGGGTTCAACGAGGGCATGGCCGAGGAAGCGATATCCCGGAAGATCGAGGTCCTGATCGGCGGTGGAGTACGAGAATCGGACCTTGAGAGATTGAAGGAGATGGGAGCGATAGGCGGTCTTCTGGACCCGTTCACCCCGGTAGTGCGGGACCTCATGGCTTCCGATAGGCCCGATGAGAAAGAGAGCCCGGTGCCGGCAACGGTCAAGCGGGAAAGTCCCAAGGGCTACGCCCTAGACGCTTGAACAGGCTGAAAACAAAGATTATTATTTGGTTGGGCTTTCTTCGTTGTCATGGGCAAGAGAGTACTGGTGACCGGAGGCATGGGCTTCATCGGCAGCAATTTCGTGCGCCACATGCTGAAGGTACACTCCGACATGGAGATCGTCAATCTTGACAAGCTCACCTATGCCGGCAACCCGGCCAACCTCGAGGACGTGAAGGAGCGGATGACCTTCGTTCACGGGGACATATGCGACGCTGAACTGGTCGACGGCCTGATGGCGGACGTGGATCAGGTGGTGCATTTCGCCGCCGAGACGCACGTGGACCGCTCCATACAGGACGCGGGCTCCTTCGTCACCACCGACGTCTTCGGAACCTACACTCTGCTGGATGCGGCACTCCGACACGATGTGGATAAGTTCATTCACATCTCCACCGACGAGGTCTATGGCGAGGCGGTGGACCACCCGTCCCTGGAGACCGATGGATTATTTCCCAAGTCACCCTACGCCGCGAGCAAGGCCGGGGCCGATCGGCTGGCCTATTCGTACTACGCCACCTTCGGACTGCCGGTAATCATCACCCGCTGCTCCAACAACTACGGTCCGTACCAGTACCCGGAGAAGTTGATACCGCTTTTTGTCACCAACGCTCTTGAAGGGAAGAAATTACCCGTCTATGGCCATGGCCGCAACACCCGCGATTGGATACACGTGGAGGACCACTGCCGGGCGGTGGACACGCTGCTGTCGTCGAAAGGGCAAGAGGGCGAGATATTCAACGTAGGAACGCTGGAGGAGAAGAGCGTGCTGCAGATCGCCGCCGTCATACTGGACGAACTTGGTATGGACGAGGACGCCTTGACGTTCGTGGACGATCGCAAAGGCCATGTGGCCAGGCATGCCGTGGATGCGGGGAAACTGGAGAAGACCACTTCCTGGAGGCCCCGGCAGGAGTTCGATCCGGCCCTGCGTCAAACGATACGGTGGTACAAGGACCATCCTGAATGGTGGAAGCCCATAAAGAACGGTGATTTTCGGGAATATTATACCCGAACCTATGCGGCGAAAGGGCCCTCAACCTGAGAGCCCAATCGGCACATTGATATCCCCTGGAAGGGAATAGATGTGGCAGGTGAGCAATGGAACTTTGGGAATTGACAGCGGTCCTGCTTTCAGCCATCGTGCCTTCCCTGATCTACCTGGTCTGGATCAGGAACTCTGAGATCTATAACCGGGAACGTTGGGGACACGTGCTCTCGGTGTTCTTCTTCGGTGCCACGATATCCATCTTAGCGTCGGTACTGCTGGAGAGCTTGGCCATTGAGGTCATTCGCGCCCCGGGTTCGATATTCTCCGAGGGGTTCTGGAACTTCGGACCGTACGACCCCTCCTTGGAGATAGTGGTCCTGGCAGTGGTCGTCGCCCCATTTGTGGAAGAATGGGCCAAAGGATGGGGTGTGCTGGCAACACGGAATTGGATCCGGGAACCGGAGGACGGTCTGATATACGGCGCCGCGGCCGGACTGGGGTTCGCCGCGGTGGAGAACATCTTCTACAACAGCAGCTCCCTTATCTCGGGGATCGATGTCTTAGTGGCCAGCGCCACTTTGAGGGCCTTGACGTCCACGTTATTGCACGCCACCGCCTCTGGTGTGCTTGGTTTCGGCATAGCCCGAAAGCATCTGTTGGGCGCCCGGGGAATAAAGGCCAGCTGGATCCCTTACTTCCTGGCGGCGGTCCTGCTTCATGGCATCTTCAACGGTTTCGCCGTGGCCGAGGAGGTCTTTGATGACGTCCTGGTCCCGATAATCGGCCTCATAGCCGCATTCGTGCTGGTGATCGGCATGTTCGGCTGGCTCAGGAGAAGCATCCAGGTCATGGACCGGGAGAATTGAACGACCGGACCAGCTCCTGTCCCAGAGAGAAGGCCTGGGATAACGCTTCTGGTCGCTCAGTGACAGCCCCCCTGCGTTCCAGACCACCCACCGTGATCGAACCGGCTGGTCGGACACCGATACCGATGAGGAACGCCCTCAGCTCCGAGAGGGCGTTGTCGAACTTGGCCTGGGGCTGCGCCGCGGCCAGGATGATGCCGCCGACGCCCGGGCGCCTGTTCAACTTCAAAATATGACGGCGGGCCCATAGCGCCTGGCAACGATCGACCACGCATTTTGTCTGTGCGCTCATTCCAGAGAAGTATATGGGTGATGCAACGATGATCACATCGGCCTTTTCCAGCAGGTCGTAGAGCTTGCCCATCCCATCGTTGAGCACGCACTCCCCGTCCTTGAAGCAGTCCTCACAGGCATGGCAAGGCGCCACATCCATGAATGCCAGATCAAAACGTACTATTTGGGCGTCTTTTCCTGTTCCCTTCAGCGCCTCGTTCAAAAGTATTTCGGTATTGCCAGGATGGCGCGGGCTACCGTTAAGGCCCAGCACCAGCACCCTTATTCCTCCATCGATTCCCGTATGCGATCGCGCAGGGTTCGGAAGTACCCGAAACCCTTGACCACGTAATCGGATGCGCCGGCGCGCAACGCCTGGTAGCTTAGGTCGGGGTCCTCCAAAGCGGTTACGAAAAGTATGTACGCGTTGGGTTGGAACTCCCTGACGCGAGGGAGAAGGTCCATGCCATTGGTATCGGGAAGATAATAGTCCAGGAGGACCACGTCGTAGGGGCGGCTTTTGATGGCGGCGAGGCATTCGGCACCGTTATGAGCGACGAACAGGTCGAACTCTTCCGGGGGCATATGCTCCCGACAAAGGTCAACATGGTCGATGTTGTCCTCGACCATGAGCACCGAGAGTTTGATCTTTCCACCCATCTTATTACCCTCGCTTTATTATTATTCTACCATATAGTATTATTGAGCTTTTGGCAGCATTATCACGAAGACCGAGCCTTTGGTATGATCTCCCTGAATGCGGTCCTCCACCCATACCTTTCCTTGATAGCGATCGACCAGGGCCTTGACCACGGAGAGACCCAGCCCGTGGCTTTCCGCGGCCATGCTAGTGTCTAGGTTCTCGAACCTATGGAACAGTTGGATCTTTCGTTCATCCGTGATGCCCTTCCCCTGATCACGCACCTCCACCCTCCAGAAATGGTCCTCTCCGACCTTCTCCGGCCGTACGACCACTTCCACCTTCTTCTGGTCGCCGTACTTCGCCGAGTTGTTTATGATGTTATAGAACGCGTCCCTGACCAGCGAATCGGCCCGTACCATGGCGCTGCCCTCCGGGTACTTTATTTCCAGGGGGATGTCCGAGTAGAGGTACGAGGTCTTGATCTCCTTTACGATGTCGTGCAGCAGTGGCAGGATGTCCACAGGTATCAGCTCCACGGTATTGTCTGATTCCAGGATGTTCCATAGCTTGCGCACATCGGTAATGAGGTTGGAGATGTTCTGTGACTGGGCAAGGGCGCTCTTCACATAACGGCGCTGCCTCTCGTCTAGCTTCGGGTCCTTGATGAGCATCTCCAGGAAACCATGTATCGGCACGTTGTAGTTGGCGACATCGTGGGTCAGCAGGATGTTGTATATCTTCTGCGTAGACACCTTGGACTTGATGTCCTGGAAGCGACCGGAGTTCTTCAATGCCATGGCCGCATGCACTGAGAAGAGCTCCATGAGGCGATAATCGCCCTCGGTGAACGGTTTTCCAGGCACCTTCTCCAGGGTCATTACCCCCATCATATCGTCCCCGATCTTCAGCGGGACGCTGATCAGTGTGGAGGGCTCATCCGGAGTGCCATCTACCTGCTTGGCCCTCTCGTCCAGGTCGGCCCTCTCCACCAGAATGCCTTGGCCGGTACGGGCGACCTCTCCGGTGATCCCTTCCCCCACATCGATCGCCAGGGCATCAGAGTCCAATTCGTACTTGCTCAGGAAGGACAAGGGTATCAGACGGGTTCCGCCCCGATCGTAACCATAGATGATGCAGTTGTCCGACTGCACCAACTCCCTGGCCTTGGAAAGGATGATG
Coding sequences within:
- a CDS encoding HisA/HisF-related TIM barrel protein, encoding MTERVVACQYCGSRRVVPEVIVGGPMAGVDNNSGRSICLDCGRSLVPLDFSGEEERQDFVAKTETEVRDFLHIPIVPVDTWSLFSLPIIDVPLVQVAKVVELEWQNGWNILPGGVPFEAYWKAVGSKRYGAKDVLIMDLAGMQHSRPNFDALKTLMKRKYSIWLEMGVREVHDIFDAFTLGSQNVLIGSMTCRSLGLLEEIIELSDQSIPLLYYDGEVRWGSKHFGPASLTESLDLLFDLGFDRSAVLDLRQLGSKKGFNEGMAEEAISRKIEVLIGGGVRESDLERLKEMGAIGGLLDPFTPVVRDLMASDRPDEKESPVPATVKRESPKGYALDA
- a CDS encoding flavodoxin family protein, producing MKIVFVNGSPRSMGNTGTMLKALAQKAKARGADVTYFEIVDKNVQDCDGCYLCDSEDKCSKDDDMNEAYTLLQEADVFIIGSPIYMGVETGLTKCFVDRLYYLMAKKRIRPGKRAVALFTCGLMDGHMIYGYMHGRFSKLLKQDLGFDEVKTVIVPGMKNSVNVEDSFYAQESLVELEEFIFPAD
- the rfbB gene encoding dTDP-glucose 4,6-dehydratase, which codes for MGKRVLVTGGMGFIGSNFVRHMLKVHSDMEIVNLDKLTYAGNPANLEDVKERMTFVHGDICDAELVDGLMADVDQVVHFAAETHVDRSIQDAGSFVTTDVFGTYTLLDAALRHDVDKFIHISTDEVYGEAVDHPSLETDGLFPKSPYAASKAGADRLAYSYYATFGLPVIITRCSNNYGPYQYPEKLIPLFVTNALEGKKLPVYGHGRNTRDWIHVEDHCRAVDTLLSSKGQEGEIFNVGTLEEKSVLQIAAVILDELGMDEDALTFVDDRKGHVARHAVDAGKLEKTTSWRPRQEFDPALRQTIRWYKDHPEWWKPIKNGDFREYYTRTYAAKGPST
- a CDS encoding dTDP-4-dehydrorhamnose 3,5-epimerase family protein; translation: MMKGLIEGVKVRKLNPVPDERGWLMEMFRSDWEEYESFGQLYVTACYPDVVKGWHYHKLQDDHFICLKGMAKVVLYDPRDDSSTKGKINEFFMGERNFMLLKIPKLVYHGFKGIGGTEALIVNMPTKLYDYKDPDEYRLPYDTPEIPYDWDVKMG
- a CDS encoding PrsW family glutamic-type intramembrane protease; this encodes MELWELTAVLLSAIVPSLIYLVWIRNSEIYNRERWGHVLSVFFFGATISILASVLLESLAIEVIRAPGSIFSEGFWNFGPYDPSLEIVVLAVVVAPFVEEWAKGWGVLATRNWIREPEDGLIYGAAAGLGFAAVENIFYNSSSLISGIDVLVASATLRALTSTLLHATASGVLGFGIARKHLLGARGIKASWIPYFLAAVLLHGIFNGFAVAEEVFDDVLVPIIGLIAAFVLVIGMFGWLRRSIQVMDREN
- a CDS encoding glucose-1-phosphate thymidylyltransferase; translation: MKGLILAGGSGTRLRPLTHTGPKQLIPIANKPNILYCLEDLRDSGVIDIGIILGNNMPEKVREMLGDGSSFGVKITYIVQGEPRGIAHAVGCAEEFMNGEPFVVYLGDNILKGGINYMVDDFKKGDWEGMVALCPVDTPQKFGIAELDEKGEIVSLVEKPKEPRSNLALIGIYLLKPSIFPIIKKLKPSWRNELEITDAIDELRKETNKVSARVVRGWWKDTGMPEDILLANHLVLEDLEGEISGTVEEGVTIVGRVSIGEGSIVRQGAVVRGPVIIGKNCEIGPNTYVGPYTAIGDGTRLLSGEIESSIIIGDCLIDCGRKVVESLIGGGCTILSNQGRLPKGMRFVIGENSRLDL
- a CDS encoding flavodoxin family protein, with amino-acid sequence MLVLGLNGSPRHPGNTEILLNEALKGTGKDAQIVRFDLAFMDVAPCHACEDCFKDGECVLNDGMGKLYDLLEKADVIIVASPIYFSGMSAQTKCVVDRCQALWARRHILKLNRRPGVGGIILAAAQPQAKFDNALSELRAFLIGIGVRPAGSITVGGLERRGAVTERPEALSQAFSLGQELVRSFNSPGP
- a CDS encoding response regulator, translating into MGGKIKLSVLMVEDNIDHVDLCREHMPPEEFDLFVAHNGAECLAAIKSRPYDVVLLDYYLPDTNGMDLLPRVREFQPNAYILFVTALEDPDLSYQALRAGASDYVVKGFGYFRTLRDRIRESMEE
- the rfbD gene encoding dTDP-4-dehydrorhamnose reductase, with protein sequence MNRVLVVGAAGLLGQYLMKAGKEMGLKMSGTYNSVVPTDTNEMLHMDITDRGRVAEVIEGSRPELLVLSAAMTNVDQCEREPAKAYAVNMEGAFNVAAECKKAGVKLVYISTDYVFNGLKGSHYYEFENPDPLGIYAQSKLEGERVTLDASRSNLVCRVSVVYGWNREGGKQNFVTWVIDSLQKGQGVRLYSDQYVSPTYAPDAAKVILELAVKGAHGTYHTSGPDCLSRYEIGVKVAETFSLDQGLISPVLTEEMPLMAARPPRSCLSVDQAEAELDRSMVNMSQGLTMMRSDRP